TGAGTTCGCCGCCACCCTCGACCATGATCGACTCGAGCCCGGCCGACTCGAGGGCGGCGAACGCCTCGGGGAGGTCGACGCTACCCGTTCCCGCGGGTACGACCGTCGCGTGCTCAGCGAGGCCATCGACGTTCTCGGTGGGCGCATCCTGGGTCACGCAGACGTAGGTTTCGGCGGCATCGTCGATCACGGCCGCCTCAGGCGGTATTCGTCCACGCGAGTCTACGACCACGCGGGCGGGCGACGGTGATTTGCCAGCCTCGAGCCGTCGCTGTCGCCGTTTGTCGTCCTTGACGGTCAGGTGCGGGTCGTCGGCCAGCACCGTCCCGACGCCGACGACGACGGCGTCGCTCGCCGCCCGGAGCGCATCCATCCGGTCGAAGTCCGCCTCGCCGCTGATGCGGATCTGCTCTCGGTACCTCGAGGAGAGTTTTCCGTCGGCGCTCATCGCGGCGTTTACGACGACGTGCATACCGCTTCTCTGGCGCCGTCGGTAAAGAAAGCACCGCGAACGCCACGGAGGAGCGATGGGCGGAACTGGAAGAACGAGCGATGAGCGATGAACTGGAAACACAAATTTCGCGTCCACACGGGCGCGTTTTACTTTCACTCCGTTCCGGGAACGCTTTTTACCTCGCCGTTCGAAGTGAACCCGATGGATATCGATACCCATGCCGAGGATCTCGCCTCCGATCTCGGTGTTGACAAAGAGGAGGTCAAAGCAGACCTGCAGAATTTACTCGAGTACAGCGTTCCACTCGACGAGGCCACACAGAGCCTCCGTCGAAAGTACGGCGACGGCTCGAGCGGCGGCTCGAGCGGTGCGCCCTCGGCCAGAGACGTCGGGGAGATCACGCCCGACGACGGCTCCGTGACGGTCACCGGGGTCGTCCTGAGTGCCGGGGAGCGGTCGATCCGCTACCAGGGCTCGGACCACGTCATCGTCGAGGGCGAACTCGCCGACGAGACCGGCGTGATCGACTTCACCGCCTGGGAGGACTTCGGCCTCTCGCCGGGCGACACGATCACCGCGGGCAACGCCGGCGTCCGCGAGTGGGACGGCGAACCCGAACTCAACCTCGGGGAGAGTACGTCGCTGTCGTTCCTCGAGGAGTCCCTCGAGATCCCCTACGAGGTCGGCGGCGACGCCGACCTCGCCGACCTCAGGACGGGCGACCGCGCGAAGACGATCGAGGTCGCCGTCCTGGAGTGCGAGGAACGGACGATCAACGGCCGGGACGGCGAGACCGAGATCCTCAGCGGGGTCTTCGGCGACGAGAGCGGTCGACTGCCGTTCACGAACTGGGATCCGGTCCCAGAGATCGAGGAGGGCGCCTCCGTTCACATCGAGAACGCCTACGTCCGTGAGTTTCGCGGCGTGCCCGAAGTGAACGTCTCCGAATTCTCGACGGTGACAGCCCTCGAGACGGACGTCGACGTCGGCTCAGACGCGCCCAGACTCCCCATCGGAGAGGCCGTCGCGACCGGCGGCGTCTACGACGTGGAACTCGTCGGGAACCTGCTGGCCGTCCGCGACGGCTCCGGGCTGATCCAGCGCTGTCCCGAGTGCAATCGCGTGATCCAGAAGGGGCAGTGTCGCACCCACGGCGACGTCGACGGCGTCGACGACCTCCGGGTGAAGGCGATCCTGGACGACGGCACCGGCGCCGTGACGGTAATCCTGGACGACGAACTCACCGAGGACGTCTACGGCGGTGACCTGGAGGATGCGAAGGACGAGGCCCGCGAGGCGATGGACCAGGAGGCCGTCGCGGACACCATCCGGGAGAACGTCGTCGGCACGGAGTACCGCGTTCGCGGCCACCTCTCGGTCGACGAGTACGGCGCGAACCTGGACGCCAGCACGTTCGCCGAAAGCGACGACGATCCCGTCGAACGCGCTCGAGCGTTGCTGGATGGCCGTAACCGCGGGACGGAGGTGGACGCATGAGTTCGAATTCCGAGGAGGAGGTGCCGGGGCGCGAGGTCGCCTATCGGGTGTTCGCAGGGGAGTTCGACGACGCCGATTACTCCCACGCCGAGAGCGACGAGGAGCGAGCGCCGAATTACGTCATCACCCCGACTGGAGCACGACTCAACCGGGTGTTCGTCGTCGGGGCGCTCACGGAGGTCACGGCAGTCAACGACGAGATGCTCCGCGCACGCGTCGTCGATCCGACCGGCGCGTTCGTCGTCTACGCCGGCCAGTACCAGCCCGACGAACTCGCCTTCCTCGAACGGATCGACCCGCCGGCGTTCGTGGCCGTCACGGGCAAGGCGCGCACGTTCCAGCCCGACGATTCAGACGTCGTCTACACGTCGATCCGCCCCGAGAGCATCGCGACGGTCGACCCCGAGACGCGGGAGCGCTGGGTGGTTTCGGCGGCCGAACAGACCCTCGAGCGTGTCGGCACCTACGCGGCAGCGGCCGACCTCGAGGCCTCGGGTGCCGCGCTCGAGACGGCCCTGCACGAGGCGGGCGTCGAACGCGGCCTCGCCGCCGGAATCCCGCTCGCCCAGGACCACTACGGGACCACGCCTGCCTACCTCGAGAGTGTTCGCGACCTCGCGCTCGACGCGGCCGCGGTCGTGGCCGGCGACAGAGACGAGGTGCGCGGGCTGGACCGACGGCCGAGCGATTCGCAACCGGATGCGTCGAGTTTCACCGCGCTGGCGAGCGCCGAGTCCGTCGACCTGGACCTGAACATAGACCTGGACCTGGATGTGGACGGCGACGGCGACGGCGACCTCCAGGACGCCCCAGTCCAGGAGGGGAGCGAATCCGAGGCGCCGGCGACGGCTGAATCCGGGGCAGAATCCGCCGATCTCGAGGTTGACGATACCAGTGGAGACGACGACGCGAGCGGAGATGATCAACTGGGCGACTTCGACGCCGGAGAATCGGATTCGACGGCGGACGAACTCGGCGATTTCGATGCCGATGCCGATGCCGAGGACGAGGACGAGGAAGCCACCGCCGAGGAGTCGGGTTCGATGGTCGACGAGGAATCCGTCGGTGAGGAACCCCTCGATGAGGAATCCGTCGACGTCGGCCAGAACGGCGACATCGAGGAGGACGAACTCGAGGATGCCTCCGGCATGTACGAGATGGACGACGAGGAACGCGAGCAAATCGAGGCCGAGTTCGGGACCGAGTTCTCGACGGGAGCGGACGTCGACGAGCCGGGTGAGGCGGACATCGACGTGCCAGCGGGCGACGAGTCGGTCGGGGGCGCCGAAGACGACGATGTGGAACCCAAAGCCGACGAAGACGAGAGTGTTGAGGAGGCCGGGGAAGCCGACGAAGACGAAGGAGTCGACGAGGGCGACGAAAAAGAGAGTGCCGGGGAAACCGAAGATGACGAGCAAGCCGACGCAGACCAGGCAGACGAGGGAGACGACGGCGAAGAGGAGACCGACATCGAGAACGTCGACCTCCAGGACCTCGTCGTCGAGACGATGACCGAACTCGACGACGGCGACGGCGCGGATCGATCAGCCGTGATCGACACCGTCACCGACGAGACCGGGGCCGACGAGGACGACGTCGAAGAGGCCATCGACGACGCCCTGATGGGCGGGCAGTGTTACGAGCCCGGGGACGGCAAACTGAAGGCCATCTGAGCCGATGGCCCGCCTCGAGCCCGTGCCCGACGAACCGGTGGCGGTCGCGGAACTGGACGACGAACGCGCGCTCGTGATCGCGGACTACCACGCCGGCTACGAGGTGGGGTTGCGCTACGAGCGCGGCGTCGACGTCCCCAGTCGAGCAGACGAGCGTCGAACCCGGTTGTGCTCGCTGCTCGAACGAACCGCCGCGAGTCGGCTGATCGTCCTCGGCGACCTGATGCACGCCATCGGCGATCCAGGCGGCGCGGAGCGAGGCGAACTCGAGGTGCTGTTCGAGTCGCTTCCCGACGGTGTCTCGGTGACGCTGGTCCGGGGCAATCACGACGGAGCCATCGAGGGATGGCTGGGGACGGGGTACGAGGGGTTCGACGGTTCTGGGAACCAAGACGGCGGCGGCACCGTCGAGGGTGAACTGGGCGGTACGCAGCTTCGGATCACGGACGGCAGCGGCGTCCGACTCGATGGTCTCGGCTGTTGTCACGGTCACACCTGGCCCGACCGGTCGGTACTCGAGGCCGGCATCGTCTGTCTCGGCCACGAACACCCCACCGTTCGACTCGAGGACGACGTCGGCGGCGCCCGGGTCGAGCGCGTCTGGCTTCGCGGACGACTCGACCCTGATCCGTTTCGCGAGCGTGACGACGAGGACTACGACGGACTACCGTGGCTCGAGGGCGACGCGGACCCGCCCGAGGTCGTGGTCGTGCCGGCGTTCAACGACCTGGCAGGCGGGACGTGGACCAACCGCGAGAACCAGTCGTTTTTGGCGCCGTTTTTGCCGGCAGGGCTCGACTCGACGGAGTCGTACCTGCTCGACGGGACTCGACTCGGGCCCTATCAGCGCGTGTGAGCGTTATCGATCAGTTGCCGGCGTCTCGTTTTCCAGTGCCCGCCGTACCCGCTCCAGGACGACCGGGTTGTCGCTGGGTCGGCCGACGCTGACCGCGTCGGCGCCGTAGGCGAGGTACTCACGAACCGTCGACTCGTCGCGGACGCCGTTGTTGGCGATCACGTACAGGTCGCAGGCGTCGGTGACGTCGGCGATGACTGATTCGGAGTCCATCGCGTCGACGTGGACGAACGACGCGCCGGCGGCCTCGAGCGAGCGACACAGCGCCGGCAAGTCGACGCCGGGGACCTCAGCGCGGATCTTGACGCCGACGGTCGCGCCGCAGTCCACGGCGGTGGCGACGTACTCGCCGAGTCGGTCCGTGTCTCGCAGGAGCGTTTCGCCACAGCCGACCGCACAGAGTTCGGGCTGGCGGCAGTGGGCGTTGATCTCGAGCAACGCATCTCGCTTCCGGCAGACGCGAGCGACGGCCGGGATGGCGTCGGCGCTCGCGCTCCTGACGTTGATACCCGCTTGCAGGGGCTCGTCCTGGAGCGCGGCGAGTTGATCGTCGACGAACGCGACCGGGTCGTCGGGCAGGAATTCGGTCCGGTCGCGGGCGACGAGTTCGCGGGCGGCCTCGCGGGACGGGGCGTCGAGGGCGATACCACCGAGGAACGCACAGCCGGCCCACTCGGCGGCCGCGAGGGCCCACTCGGCGTCCGATTGTCCCGAGAGGCTGGCCAGTACGAGTGGCGGGGAGGGCGAGAGTGGTGCGGAGGGTGAGAGCGGTGACATCGGTCAGGCGACTATTGAGAGCGCCTCGTCGATGGCCTGGATCACGCGACCGGCGTCCTCCGGCGAGTCGATCCGGATGTCGGTCTGGATCGTCGGCCGGTCGAACTCGGTCGGGTCGTCGCTGTCGATGACGAACGCGTCGGCGAAGGGGTACGCCGTCGCCAGGCCGGCCGTGTTCGGCGTCGCGCCGACGGCCTCCATCAGGTCGCTGGCCGGGCCGGAAAAGGGCTCGTTGCCCAGGAACGGCGAGACGGCGACGACGGGGGTCTCCATCAGCGCCCTCGCGACGCCGGGCAGCGCGAGCATCGGCCCGATGCTCGTTACCGGGTTCGAGGGACCGATCACGACGGCGTCGGAGAGCGCCTCGAGCACTCCCGGGGCCGGTTCGGCGGTCGACGAGCCCCGGAACTCGACGTTCGTGATCGTCGGTTCCCCTCGGTGGGCGACCCAGTACTCCTGGAAGTGCATCAGGCCGTCCTCGGTATGGATCAGGCTCGCGACGGCGTCGTCGCTCATCGGTAGGACGTCGATCGTCAGCCCGAATCCGTCGGCGAGGACGTCGGTGGCCTCCGAAAGCGTGTGTCCCTGGTCGAGGAGACTGGTCCGCGTGAGGTGAACTGCTCGGTCGCGATCGCCGATCGTCATGAACTCCGCGATGCCCGAGAATCGACGCCACCGGGCGATGTCGCGACCCTCTGTCTGTCTCGAGGCCTCGAGATACTGCGGGCCGTCGGCGAGGTTGGCCGCCGCGGCGATGTCCGAGAGCGCCGAGTGCGTGCGGTGGGTGTCACCCCTGATTCCCCACCACCGTTCGCGGTCGAGGACGCCGCCGCCCTGAAAGAGAAGTGTGTCGACGTCGGGAGAGACGAAGAGACCGCCGAGTTCGATGTCGTCGCCGGTGTTGGCGATGACGGTAATCTCGTCCGGCGAGAACGCCGCTCCGGCCCCGTCTAACAGCTTCGGCGTACCGGTACCCCCGGAGAGGAACGTAACCATACGCGTCCGTTTCCGCTGGGGGGCTTAAGCAGTTGCGGCCAGATCCTGGGGGCTGATAGTGACGGGTCGTTTTCCGCTTCCCGAATCCGGACGCGGGTCAGTGAGTTACGTCCAGTCCGCGAAACTCCCCTCGAACAGCGTCTCGGCTTGCTGATCGACGTACCGACGTTGCATCACCTCGATGGCGCCCGCGAGCGATTCCCCCGAGGCGACCTCGTCGGCCACCAGTTCGTGTTTCCAGCGGGCTGGGGTCAGTCCCTGGCGGACGCGGCGACGAAGCGGATGGAGGTAGGCCGCGACCTCCTCGTCGGTCAGACCGCGACTCGAGAGGCCGTCTTCGGCGTGGGCGAAGAGATCCTCGTAGACGGATTCCGTGTCGCTCGTCGATTGCCCGTCGTTCGTGATCCACTCGATGTCGGCTGCCAGCCCGTCGCGCATCGCGGCGTAAAAGTTCTCGCGAGCGATCTCCCAGTCGAGTTCGCGAACGGGGTGTTCGAGGTGGGTGAGGCTCTCCAGGAGACCCGCGTACGCCGCGAGGAACGCGACGGAGTCCCGGACGGTCGGCTGGGCCGGAATCGGGCGAAATTCGATGCGGGCGTTCGCCGCCGATCGACTCGAGCCGTCGAAGACCGGGCGGACCCACCGCCAGTAGGTGCCGTGTTTGCGCCGGAAGTGGGCGAACTGGTCGTCGAATCTGTCGCCGTCGCCGACCGGCATCGGGACGAGGGTGTCGTCGGTGGCGATTCGCTCGGCGGCCTCCTCGACGCTCTCGAGGTCGCGTGGGAACCGAACTTTGCCGGCCCCGGCCGAGGGATCGTTCAGGACGGTCTCGAAGATGCTGATCCGGTGTTCCATCCAGGCGTCTCGGAGGACGTCCTCGGCGGACGCGCCCTCGTCGTAGAGATCCGCGGGGAGGAACGGTGAGTTGACCCCCAGTGCGAGCAGCGGGCCGGCGATCCTGACGGCGTAGTCGAAGTACACCGGGAGGTCGGGGGCGTGGGGGACCTGGTAGTGGGGCTGTATCGAGGTGATGAGGCTCTCCGGCATCGCGGTTTCGGCGGCGAGCGAGACGTTCGGACAGTCGAGGACCATCCCGGCGGCCTCGGCACGGTCGGTGTTGGCCATCGCGTGGTAACGGGCGGCGTCGCTCATGTTCGTCGCGAGCGTGACGGTGCGCGAGTCGTTGCCCGCTCCCTCGCTGTCGCCGTCCGGAGAATCATCGACTTCGAGCGTCCGTTCGATCGTGTCCGTCAGATACTCGTGAGCCGATTCGCCCGCGGGCGGGAGGGTCCAGAGGCCATCGCTGACCAGGCACATTCCCTCCGCGTTCGCGACGTTCTCGGCCGCGCGAAGGCGGGCGAGAATCTCCGATTCCTGGGCGCGAAGCCCGTCGGCGTTGAGTGGTTGCGGACTCGTCGTCATCTCCGCGTTGTGGAGGCCGAGTTCTTTCTCGAAGCCCATCAACTCGAGGAGGCGCCGAGGAACGCGCTTGAGCGCGGCG
This region of Natronosalvus halobius genomic DNA includes:
- a CDS encoding 2,5-diamino-6-(ribosylamino)-4(3H)-pyrimidinone 5'-phosphate reductase codes for the protein MHVVVNAAMSADGKLSSRYREQIRISGEADFDRMDALRAASDAVVVGVGTVLADDPHLTVKDDKRRQRRLEAGKSPSPARVVVDSRGRIPPEAAVIDDAAETYVCVTQDAPTENVDGLAEHATVVPAGTGSVDLPEAFAALESAGLESIMVEGGGELIFSLVETDLVDELRVFVGPRIIGGRDAPTLADGEGFVGDFPELALEDVKRLDGGVVLSWRLDSDAAV
- a CDS encoding Single-stranded DNA binding protein, with amino-acid sequence MDIDTHAEDLASDLGVDKEEVKADLQNLLEYSVPLDEATQSLRRKYGDGSSGGSSGAPSARDVGEITPDDGSVTVTGVVLSAGERSIRYQGSDHVIVEGELADETGVIDFTAWEDFGLSPGDTITAGNAGVREWDGEPELNLGESTSLSFLEESLEIPYEVGGDADLADLRTGDRAKTIEVAVLECEERTINGRDGETEILSGVFGDESGRLPFTNWDPVPEIEEGASVHIENAYVREFRGVPEVNVSEFSTVTALETDVDVGSDAPRLPIGEAVATGGVYDVELVGNLLAVRDGSGLIQRCPECNRVIQKGQCRTHGDVDGVDDLRVKAILDDGTGAVTVILDDELTEDVYGGDLEDAKDEAREAMDQEAVADTIRENVVGTEYRVRGHLSVDEYGANLDASTFAESDDDPVERARALLDGRNRGTEVDA
- a CDS encoding metallophosphoesterase, encoding MARLEPVPDEPVAVAELDDERALVIADYHAGYEVGLRYERGVDVPSRADERRTRLCSLLERTAASRLIVLGDLMHAIGDPGGAERGELEVLFESLPDGVSVTLVRGNHDGAIEGWLGTGYEGFDGSGNQDGGGTVEGELGGTQLRITDGSGVRLDGLGCCHGHTWPDRSVLEAGIVCLGHEHPTVRLEDDVGGARVERVWLRGRLDPDPFRERDDEDYDGLPWLEGDADPPEVVVVPAFNDLAGGTWTNRENQSFLAPFLPAGLDSTESYLLDGTRLGPYQRV
- a CDS encoding tRNA-dihydrouridine synthase, with amino-acid sequence MSPLSPSAPLSPSPPLVLASLSGQSDAEWALAAAEWAGCAFLGGIALDAPSREAARELVARDRTEFLPDDPVAFVDDQLAALQDEPLQAGINVRSASADAIPAVARVCRKRDALLEINAHCRQPELCAVGCGETLLRDTDRLGEYVATAVDCGATVGVKIRAEVPGVDLPALCRSLEAAGASFVHVDAMDSESVIADVTDACDLYVIANNGVRDESTVREYLAYGADAVSVGRPSDNPVVLERVRRALENETPATDR
- the cofD gene encoding 2-phospho-L-lactate transferase; translation: MVTFLSGGTGTPKLLDGAGAAFSPDEITVIANTGDDIELGGLFVSPDVDTLLFQGGGVLDRERWWGIRGDTHRTHSALSDIAAAANLADGPQYLEASRQTEGRDIARWRRFSGIAEFMTIGDRDRAVHLTRTSLLDQGHTLSEATDVLADGFGLTIDVLPMSDDAVASLIHTEDGLMHFQEYWVAHRGEPTITNVEFRGSSTAEPAPGVLEALSDAVVIGPSNPVTSIGPMLALPGVARALMETPVVAVSPFLGNEPFSGPASDLMEAVGATPNTAGLATAYPFADAFVIDSDDPTEFDRPTIQTDIRIDSPEDAGRVIQAIDEALSIVA